In a genomic window of Scyliorhinus torazame isolate Kashiwa2021f chromosome 5, sScyTor2.1, whole genome shotgun sequence:
- the LOC140420296 gene encoding uncharacterized protein, translated as MEKPWKCGDCGKGFRAPSQLEVHRCSHTGERPFTCSQCEKGFTELSSLRKHQRAHTGKRPFTCSQCGKGFTELSSLRKHQRVHTGERPFTCSQCEKGFTELSSLRVHQRIHTGDRPFTCSVCAKGFIASSNLQKHQRVHTGERPFTCSQCEKGFTQLSSLQTHQRVHTGERPFTCSQCEKRFTTLSSLLTHQRVHTGERPFTCSQCEKRFTTLSSLQRHQRIHTAEKALTCS; from the coding sequence atggagaaaccgtggaaatgtggggattgtgggaagggattcagggctccatctcagctggaagttcatcggtgcagtcacactggggagaggccgttcacctgctctcagtgtgagaagggattcactgagttatctagcctgcggaaacaccagcgagctcacactgggaagaggccattcacctgctctcagtgtgggaagggattcactgagttatccagcctgcggaaacaccagcgagttcacactggggagaggccattcacctgctctcagtgtgagaagggattcactgagttatccagcctgcgggtacaccagcgcattcacactggggacaggccgttcacctgttctgtgtgtgcgAAGGGATTCATTGCTTCAtcgaacctgcagaaacaccagcgcgttcacacgggggagaggccgttcacctgctctcagtgtgagaagggattcactcagttatccagcctgcagacacaccagcgagttcacactggggagaggccgttcacctgctctcagtgtgagaagagattcactactttatcgagcctgctgacacaccagcgagttcacactggggagaggccgttcacctgctctcagtgtgagaagagattcactactttatcgagcctgcagagacaccagcgaattcacactgcggagaaggcgttaacctgctcttag